In Desulfosalsimonas propionicica, the following are encoded in one genomic region:
- a CDS encoding SulP family inorganic anion transporter: MTGRIFQNNNLLFRIFPFIQWLRGYSWQMFRADSLAGLTVAVVLIPQSMAYAMLAGLPPVYGLYAAAITPIIGGLWGSLRQLATGPIAIMSLLVLTTLAPLAEPGSRQFIDLALVLSILVGAIYLSVGIAGMGQVMSFISHSAVKGFTSAAALIIIAAQIPNLLGLSTERHEFIIFMLIEIGKNLSGFHPATVLIGVSCFVFIYFVKKYRPAFPAGLVALVASTGAVALLKLHEAGVAVAGKSPGGLAGFYLPSVAPETLSNLIGPAVVIALVSFAETYSVSKAVASESKQKIDVNQEFVGQGLANLIGGFFQCYPVSGSFSRTAVNFAAGAKTAISSVVSGLLVIFALLFLTPLFTYIPKAALAAVVISAVMTLFHPREVLSLWRQNKDDGIVAVTVFVLALAVKPDYALMIGVAASLIFFMWKTMHPRIVQITKDPEINVFVNADAADKPGCPQILHLRSDNVIFFANAEYTVAHILERVDAVRTPLVYVLLDFQAVGFIDITAIDELRALKDELAARDMGLAIFHVHQPVMKTFVSSGFIHEIGETGIVRQAGLTDRHGEVLAAIFKQIDHGYCHDICPYVLFYECSIVK, translated from the coding sequence ATGACCGGCCGCATTTTTCAAAACAACAACCTGCTTTTCCGGATTTTCCCTTTTATCCAATGGCTCAGGGGCTATTCATGGCAAATGTTTCGCGCAGACAGCCTGGCCGGGCTGACCGTGGCCGTGGTGCTGATTCCCCAGTCCATGGCATACGCCATGTTGGCAGGCCTTCCGCCGGTCTACGGCCTGTATGCGGCTGCCATTACCCCGATCATCGGCGGGCTGTGGGGAAGCCTCAGACAGCTGGCCACCGGTCCCATTGCCATTATGAGCCTGCTGGTGCTGACCACCCTCGCACCCCTGGCCGAACCCGGCAGCCGGCAGTTCATTGACCTGGCCCTGGTGCTTTCAATCCTTGTGGGGGCCATTTACCTGTCTGTGGGCATTGCCGGCATGGGCCAGGTCATGTCGTTTATATCCCATTCAGCAGTCAAGGGGTTTACCTCTGCTGCGGCCCTGATCATTATCGCCGCCCAGATCCCCAATCTGCTGGGACTCAGCACGGAGCGCCACGAATTTATCATTTTCATGCTCATTGAAATCGGGAAGAATCTTTCCGGCTTTCATCCGGCCACCGTGCTTATCGGGGTTTCGTGCTTTGTTTTTATCTATTTTGTCAAAAAATACCGGCCCGCCTTTCCGGCCGGGCTTGTGGCCCTTGTGGCGTCAACAGGCGCGGTGGCCTTGCTCAAACTCCATGAAGCCGGGGTTGCCGTGGCCGGAAAAAGCCCAGGCGGGCTTGCCGGATTTTACTTGCCGTCAGTGGCCCCGGAGACACTCAGCAACCTGATCGGTCCGGCGGTGGTCATCGCCCTGGTCAGCTTTGCTGAAACTTACAGCGTGAGCAAGGCCGTGGCATCTGAATCCAAACAGAAAATCGATGTGAACCAGGAATTTGTGGGCCAGGGCCTGGCCAACCTGATCGGGGGGTTTTTCCAGTGCTACCCGGTCAGCGGCTCGTTTTCGCGCACTGCCGTTAATTTTGCAGCCGGTGCCAAAACCGCCATATCAAGCGTTGTTTCAGGGCTTTTGGTGATTTTTGCCCTGCTGTTTTTAACCCCGCTTTTCACCTATATTCCCAAAGCCGCCCTTGCCGCTGTTGTCATCAGCGCGGTCATGACCCTGTTTCATCCCAGGGAGGTGCTTTCTTTGTGGCGTCAGAACAAAGATGACGGAATTGTGGCTGTCACGGTCTTTGTTCTGGCCCTTGCGGTCAAACCCGATTATGCGCTTATGATCGGGGTTGCGGCCTCTTTGATCTTTTTTATGTGGAAAACCATGCATCCGCGAATTGTGCAAATCACCAAGGACCCGGAAATCAATGTATTTGTCAACGCGGATGCCGCGGACAAGCCCGGCTGCCCCCAGATTCTTCATCTGCGCTCAGACAATGTCATATTTTTTGCCAACGCGGAATACACGGTGGCCCACATTCTTGAAAGGGTTGATGCGGTGCGCACCCCGCTGGTATATGTGCTTCTTGATTTTCAGGCAGTGGGCTTTATTGATATCACAGCCATTGATGAGCTGCGCGCGCTAAAAGATGAACTTGCGGCCCGGGACATGGGGCTGGCCATTTTCCACGTGCACCAGCCGGTGATGAAAACCTTTGTGTCTTCGGGTTTTATCCATGAAATCGGTGAGACCGGCATTGTCAGGCAGGCCGGTCTCACCGACCGGCACGGCGAGGTCCTGGCCGCCATTTTCAAGCAGATCGATCACGGCTACTGCCATGATATTTGCCCTTATGTATTGTTTTATGAGTGCAGCATAGTCAAATAA
- a CDS encoding YbhB/YbcL family Raf kinase inhibitor-like protein yields the protein MGFALSDMQLTSPGFENRGQIPQKYTGYGEDVSPPLEWTKVPEGTRSFAIICHDPDAPLVEPGTYGFVHWVLYNIAGDVSGIPEGCPDYTMGVNNFNEKGYKGPKPPPGHGIHHYFWWLLALNKDLKLESGLTQWQLLEKIEPHLIGMNRLVGIYEK from the coding sequence ATGGGTTTTGCACTTTCGGACATGCAATTGACCAGTCCGGGGTTTGAAAACCGGGGACAGATTCCGCAAAAATACACCGGCTACGGAGAAGATGTATCCCCGCCCCTGGAATGGACAAAAGTGCCCGAGGGCACACGCAGCTTTGCCATTATTTGTCATGACCCGGATGCACCGCTGGTGGAGCCGGGCACCTACGGGTTTGTCCACTGGGTTCTCTACAATATCGCCGGCGATGTCTCGGGAATTCCGGAGGGATGTCCCGACTACACCATGGGGGTCAACAATTTCAACGAAAAGGGCTACAAAGGACCCAAGCCACCGCCCGGCCATGGCATCCATCACTACTTCTGGTGGCTGCTGGCGTTAAACAAGGATCTGAAACTGGAATCCGGCCTGACCCAGTGGCAGCTGCTGGAAAAAATCGAGCCGCATTTGATCGGCATGAACCGGCTTGTGGGTATCTACGAAAAATAG
- a CDS encoding TetR/AcrR family transcriptional regulator yields MRDIAAEAGISHATIYRYFPDQQTLFMEAFLRGVEEILARIDVIAANNPPGNLLEAVVADFIDFLTQKDHYFRMMTHFMLDGELAPDLVEKLNNAARALLNRLETIFAAGHTTENPRAMARALFAAVNGVLISFRNYPGRDRQAVFDHMQLLGKLIARRFS; encoded by the coding sequence ATCCGCGACATTGCCGCCGAAGCCGGTATTTCCCATGCCACCATCTACCGGTATTTTCCGGATCAGCAGACCCTTTTCATGGAAGCCTTTCTCCGGGGCGTGGAAGAAATCCTGGCCAGAATTGATGTCATTGCCGCAAACAACCCCCCAGGCAATCTGCTGGAAGCAGTTGTGGCCGACTTCATTGATTTTCTGACCCAAAAGGATCATTATTTCCGGATGATGACCCATTTCATGCTCGACGGTGAACTGGCCCCGGACCTGGTGGAAAAACTCAACAATGCCGCCCGTGCTTTGCTCAACCGGCTGGAAACCATATTTGCGGCCGGCCATACAACCGAAAACCCCCGGGCCATGGCCCGCGCCCTTTTTGCCGCAGTAAACGGCGTGCTGATCTCCTTTCGCAATTACCCGGGCCGGGACCGGCAGGCGGTTTTCGATCATATGCAGCTTCTTGGCAAACTCATTGCCAGACGATTCAGTTGA
- a CDS encoding acyl-CoA dehydrogenase family protein, whose amino-acid sequence MERNPREINSYNFDPFLEWRNQVDYYRDDPFIQQVLKCYTGDKFEMVDQAAGEVSEKASFRWRDLADAIAWPEKRPYMMHYDGHNHRIDRIVRPMETRVMEEEVFKEALFSKKTDPWVKLIKMYLIYQNSEACIACPVTCTEGLVAIIEQFADTPELKQIVQHCKEGIDGDFAIGAQYLSEIHGGSDVPANVLEAVEQDGTWRLYGTKFFCSATHADYAVVTARPKGAEKVALFVVPSWLPGNKEKEIRNGYTIDRIKWKMGTSELTTAELTFDGAVAYPVGPLDRGVANVAGVVLTYSRLTVGLSGAASMTRAAREAKKYSEYREAFGMPINRFPLVAGQIREMETAARRTTAGAFRLYRDFLALEGGLKGGMTNDETQAQKRHRFDIRELIMLQKITASWDTVDITRLAMSIFGGHGVMEDFSSLPRIYRDGAVNELWEGPRNVLLTQIYRDIQKAKSWYPPEEFVAGVLKGAESEAATALAEEIRELIAVAEPFGTDDASLDFWKQWDGFCHRLFHAYQDLALSEVMASA is encoded by the coding sequence ATGGAACGCAATCCAAGGGAAATCAATTCCTACAATTTCGACCCGTTTCTTGAGTGGCGAAATCAGGTGGACTACTACCGGGATGATCCGTTTATCCAACAGGTCCTGAAATGCTACACCGGAGACAAATTCGAAATGGTCGACCAGGCGGCCGGAGAAGTCTCTGAAAAAGCCTCTTTTCGGTGGCGGGATCTGGCCGATGCCATTGCCTGGCCGGAAAAACGGCCGTACATGATGCACTATGACGGCCACAATCATCGCATCGACCGCATTGTCCGGCCCATGGAAACCCGGGTCATGGAAGAGGAAGTCTTCAAAGAGGCCCTTTTTTCGAAGAAAACCGACCCATGGGTCAAACTGATCAAAATGTATCTGATCTATCAAAACAGCGAAGCCTGCATTGCCTGCCCCGTAACCTGCACCGAGGGGCTGGTGGCCATTATCGAACAGTTTGCCGACACCCCGGAACTAAAGCAGATCGTCCAGCACTGCAAGGAAGGCATTGACGGCGATTTTGCCATCGGCGCCCAATATTTGTCCGAAATCCACGGCGGCTCTGATGTGCCGGCCAACGTGCTTGAAGCCGTGGAACAAGACGGCACCTGGCGGCTGTACGGAACCAAGTTTTTCTGTTCCGCCACCCATGCCGACTACGCTGTTGTCACTGCCCGGCCCAAAGGGGCGGAAAAAGTGGCCTTGTTTGTGGTCCCCTCCTGGCTGCCGGGAAACAAGGAAAAGGAGATCCGAAACGGGTATACCATTGACCGGATCAAATGGAAAATGGGCACCAGCGAGCTGACCACGGCAGAACTGACTTTTGACGGGGCCGTGGCCTATCCCGTGGGCCCCCTGGACCGGGGGGTGGCCAACGTGGCGGGCGTGGTGCTCACTTATTCACGGCTTACCGTCGGGCTTTCCGGTGCGGCCAGCATGACCCGGGCGGCCCGGGAAGCCAAAAAATACAGCGAGTACCGGGAGGCCTTTGGCATGCCCATCAACCGCTTTCCCCTGGTGGCCGGCCAGATCCGGGAGATGGAAACAGCCGCCCGCAGAACCACAGCCGGGGCATTCCGGCTTTACCGGGATTTTCTGGCCCTGGAAGGCGGGCTCAAAGGCGGGATGACAAATGATGAAACCCAAGCGCAGAAACGCCATCGCTTTGACATCCGGGAACTGATCATGCTGCAGAAAATCACGGCTTCCTGGGATACTGTTGACATCACCCGGCTGGCCATGTCCATTTTCGGCGGCCACGGGGTCATGGAGGATTTTTCCTCTCTTCCGCGCATATACCGGGACGGGGCGGTCAACGAGCTCTGGGAGGGACCGCGAAATGTTTTGCTCACCCAGATTTATCGGGACATTCAGAAGGCAAAGTCCTGGTATCCGCCGGAAGAATTTGTGGCCGGAGTGCTAAAAGGCGCCGAGTCCGAAGCCGCCACTGCCCTGGCTGAGGAGATCAGGGAGCTCATTGCTGTGGCCGAACCCTTTGGCACAGACGATGCCTCACTGGATTTCTGGAAGCAATGGGACGGGTTCTGCCATCGTTTGTTTCATGCCTATCAGGATTTGGCCTTGTCTGAAGTGATGGCATCGGCCTGA
- a CDS encoding class I adenylate-forming enzyme family protein, with product MQLNLGNLMQNRAFLSPDQEAGVGDGYRYSYEQINKRANQVAEVLAARGIRPGDRVAVLGKNDEWVTTCLFGAAKIGVVTVLLNWRLHARELAFILNDCTATALIYDQQFTDPVEQIRPDIACRVYICRNSSSADPDFEAELKKMSGSEPQKTGSGGDPALLMYTSGTTGKPKGVTLSHDNLFWASIGLSHTIDWRSKSRFLSVAPLFHIGGLAPILANVHRGCTTVYMPDFDPQKIWSVIADEKINFLMTVPLMLQYMIMMPGMAEADLSHLNQIICGGSPVAQNLIAAYREKGINVHQVYGATEYTGAITFWTHDMPWEKADSAGKPVFHGDVKILSPDNGGELGPDEVGEICLFGPQVFTGYWNNPAATKEVLVNGYYRSGDLGKKDADGFVCVVDRLKDMIISGGENIYPAEIEALLVTQPGVAEAAVVGRADEKWGEVPVAFIAPQKEARVSKADILELCRQNLAGFKQVKDVVFVEAIPKNSVGKVLKKDLQTMMP from the coding sequence ATGCAATTGAATCTTGGCAATTTAATGCAGAATCGGGCTTTTTTATCACCGGATCAGGAAGCCGGGGTGGGCGACGGGTACCGCTACTCCTATGAACAAATCAACAAACGGGCCAATCAGGTGGCCGAGGTGCTGGCGGCCAGGGGTATTCGCCCTGGAGACCGGGTGGCCGTGCTGGGAAAAAACGATGAATGGGTGACCACCTGCCTGTTTGGGGCCGCCAAAATCGGGGTCGTAACCGTGCTGCTCAACTGGCGGCTTCATGCCCGGGAACTGGCTTTTATCTTAAACGACTGCACCGCCACGGCCCTGATTTATGACCAACAGTTTACCGACCCGGTGGAACAGATCCGGCCGGATATCGCCTGCCGGGTGTATATCTGCAGAAACAGCAGCAGCGCTGATCCGGATTTTGAAGCCGAACTTAAAAAAATGTCCGGCAGTGAACCCCAAAAGACCGGATCCGGCGGCGACCCGGCGCTTTTAATGTACACCTCCGGCACCACCGGAAAACCCAAAGGCGTGACCCTCTCCCATGACAATCTGTTCTGGGCCTCCATCGGATTGAGCCATACCATTGACTGGCGCAGCAAAAGCCGTTTTCTCTCAGTGGCTCCCCTTTTTCACATCGGCGGGCTGGCCCCGATTCTGGCCAACGTGCACCGGGGCTGCACCACCGTATACATGCCGGATTTTGATCCTCAAAAGATATGGTCGGTCATTGCCGATGAGAAGATCAATTTTCTGATGACCGTGCCGCTCATGCTGCAATACATGATCATGATGCCCGGTATGGCAGAAGCCGATCTGTCGCATCTGAACCAGATCATCTGCGGCGGTTCTCCTGTTGCCCAAAACCTGATTGCCGCCTACCGGGAAAAGGGCATTAACGTGCACCAGGTCTACGGGGCCACGGAATACACCGGTGCCATCACGTTCTGGACCCATGACATGCCCTGGGAAAAAGCAGACTCTGCGGGCAAGCCGGTATTTCACGGGGATGTTAAAATTCTTTCCCCGGACAACGGCGGGGAACTGGGCCCGGATGAAGTCGGCGAAATCTGTTTGTTCGGTCCCCAGGTGTTTACCGGCTACTGGAACAACCCCGCGGCCACAAAGGAAGTCCTGGTCAACGGATATTACCGTTCCGGGGATCTGGGCAAAAAGGACGCTGACGGGTTTGTTTGCGTGGTTGACCGGCTCAAGGATATGATCATCAGCGGCGGGGAAAATATTTACCCGGCGGAAATCGAGGCCCTGCTCGTCACCCAGCCGGGCGTGGCCGAAGCCGCTGTTGTGGGCAGGGCAGATGAGAAATGGGGAGAAGTGCCTGTGGCATTTATTGCCCCTCAAAAAGAAGCCCGGGTATCCAAAGCGGATATCCTTGAGTTGTGCCGGCAGAACCTGGCCGGGTTCAAACAGGTCAAGGACGTTGTTTTTGTGGAGGCGATCCCCAAAAACTCCGTGGGCAAAGTTTTGAAAAAAGATCTCCAAACCATGATGCCCTAA
- a CDS encoding helix-turn-helix domain-containing protein encodes MLPISTSNVACTAAVQQEIADQFRRKTGLLTSRQIQTLREVKKMAQQALAERLGVDAAVVRHWEKANIQSQDMDQILRNVLK; translated from the coding sequence ATGCTCCCGATTTCAACCAGCAATGTGGCCTGCACGGCTGCCGTGCAGCAGGAAATCGCCGATCAGTTCCGCCGGAAAACCGGTCTGCTCACAAGCCGGCAGATCCAAACCCTGAGGGAGGTAAAAAAAATGGCCCAACAGGCCCTTGCGGAAAGGCTCGGCGTGGATGCTGCCGTTGTCCGGCACTGGGAAAAGGCCAATATTCAAAGCCAGGACATGGATCAGATTCTGCGCAATGTTTTGAAGTAA
- a CDS encoding NAD(P)H-dependent flavin oxidoreductase, with amino-acid sequence MGQNRICSLLGIRYPIIQAPMNWVSGAALTAAVSEAGGMGTIGPNAGANKINPDVEATGELVRKQIGKVRELTNKPFAVNVVVGFGEDTKYSKKIVEVLVEEKVPAAIVSVGRPDTYTQTLKNAGIKVLHAISTARHAQKARDAGVDAVICEGFEAGGHKGFTELTTFVLTPMVADAVDIPVVTGGGIGDGRGILAALALGADGIYMGSRFMATLESESHDKVKQAIAAAKDVCTVSVSKEFMLARDLANKFTEQFQEMRKSGASTQELIAFLEEHGQYQSQHLGLAEDAEICCGQVAGLIHDIPPAAQLMEKLLSDIQKRFSHLEQQVNNFF; translated from the coding sequence ATGGGCCAAAATCGCATCTGCAGTCTGCTCGGCATCCGTTATCCCATCATCCAGGCCCCCATGAACTGGGTAAGCGGCGCTGCCCTGACCGCAGCGGTGTCGGAAGCCGGGGGCATGGGCACCATCGGACCCAATGCAGGGGCGAATAAAATCAACCCCGACGTGGAGGCCACCGGAGAACTGGTGCGAAAACAAATCGGCAAAGTGCGGGAACTCACAAACAAACCCTTTGCCGTAAATGTGGTTGTGGGCTTTGGCGAGGACACGAAATATTCAAAAAAAATCGTGGAGGTGTTGGTTGAAGAAAAGGTCCCGGCCGCCATCGTATCGGTTGGCCGGCCCGACACCTACACCCAAACCCTGAAAAATGCCGGCATCAAGGTGCTGCACGCCATCTCCACCGCCCGCCATGCCCAAAAGGCCCGGGATGCCGGCGTGGATGCGGTCATCTGCGAAGGATTTGAAGCCGGCGGCCACAAGGGGTTTACCGAGCTGACCACATTCGTGCTCACCCCCATGGTGGCCGATGCAGTGGATATTCCCGTGGTGACCGGCGGCGGCATCGGCGATGGACGCGGAATTCTGGCCGCCCTGGCCCTGGGGGCCGACGGCATTTACATGGGCTCGCGGTTTATGGCCACACTGGAGTCGGAAAGCCATGACAAGGTCAAGCAAGCCATTGCCGCAGCCAAAGACGTCTGCACCGTATCCGTATCAAAGGAATTCATGCTGGCCCGGGACCTGGCCAACAAGTTTACGGAACAATTCCAGGAAATGCGCAAATCCGGGGCATCCACCCAGGAGTTGATCGCTTTTCTCGAAGAGCACGGCCAGTACCAGTCCCAGCACCTGGGACTGGCCGAGGACGCGGAGATCTGCTGCGGCCAGGTGGCCGGCCTGATCCACGATATCCCCCCGGCGGCCCAGCTTATGGAAAAACTCCTATCAGACATTCAAAAGCGATTTTCTCACCTGGAGCAGCAGGTCAACAATTTTTTCTGA
- a CDS encoding sodium:solute symporter family protein: MNSFFVWLAMIIWSAAAVCIAAAARRNLLAGASEFFIGGRRLRGFVSGMTYAATTYSAFMLVGLVGLTYKTGVGALGFEMTYLIFTVLLLVTFGPRFWLAGNWYDHITPPELLANRYGSKWVGVAAAAISFFMLIPYASVQLMGMGFLVSGITGGQIPFMTGVLLMVALSGFTAFWAGMRSVAWTDAFQAVTMMITSLAALGWTLYHFFGSPAGFAEAASKQIPELVTFTWEPAFFIGLTLPWAFFALTNPQVSQRMYVPDSASSLRRMIIYFALFGFVYTIISTLFGLEAAMLIPGLDNPDKAMAHMLARVPTAMSLVIFVGIFAAATSTLGSIVLTLSSMFARDIAKQIRPGISESAERFLGQISILVLLAACIVFAWLRPGLITVVSSMASGGLMVMAPAIVGVFFWKRATAAGALWSMIIGGLVTAVMYLAKIHPLGWWPSVWGGGLTVILFICVSLLTTPPDNAGFFIDRVEKELDRHNFRPWYGRAKTRQPGKHRHV; this comes from the coding sequence TTGAATTCTTTTTTTGTATGGCTGGCCATGATCATCTGGTCTGCGGCTGCGGTCTGTATTGCTGCAGCTGCCCGCAGAAACCTGCTTGCCGGGGCCAGCGAGTTTTTCATCGGCGGCCGGCGGCTGCGCGGGTTTGTCTCCGGCATGACCTATGCAGCCACCACCTACAGCGCATTCATGCTCGTGGGCCTGGTGGGCCTGACCTATAAAACCGGGGTGGGCGCCCTGGGCTTTGAAATGACCTACCTGATTTTCACGGTGCTGTTGCTTGTGACCTTTGGGCCGCGCTTCTGGCTGGCAGGCAACTGGTATGACCACATCACCCCGCCGGAACTGCTGGCCAACCGCTATGGCAGCAAATGGGTGGGCGTGGCTGCCGCGGCCATTTCCTTTTTCATGCTGATCCCTTATGCCTCGGTGCAGTTGATGGGCATGGGTTTTCTGGTCAGCGGCATTACCGGCGGGCAAATCCCATTTATGACCGGAGTATTGCTGATGGTAGCACTTTCCGGGTTTACCGCATTCTGGGCGGGCATGCGTTCAGTGGCCTGGACCGATGCATTCCAGGCCGTTACCATGATGATCACCTCCCTGGCAGCCCTGGGCTGGACCCTGTATCATTTCTTCGGCTCCCCGGCCGGATTTGCCGAAGCCGCATCCAAACAAATCCCGGAGCTGGTGACATTTACCTGGGAACCGGCCTTTTTTATCGGCCTCACCCTGCCCTGGGCTTTTTTTGCCCTGACCAATCCCCAGGTGTCCCAGCGTATGTATGTGCCGGATTCAGCCAGCAGCCTCAGACGGATGATTATCTATTTTGCCCTGTTCGGGTTTGTCTACACAATCATCAGCACCCTGTTCGGCCTGGAAGCCGCCATGCTCATCCCGGGCCTGGACAATCCGGACAAGGCCATGGCCCACATGCTTGCCAGGGTGCCCACTGCCATGAGCCTGGTCATATTTGTCGGCATCTTTGCCGCGGCCACATCCACCCTGGGCTCAATTGTGCTGACCCTGAGCTCCATGTTTGCAAGAGACATTGCCAAGCAGATCCGGCCCGGTATTTCTGAATCCGCAGAACGTTTTCTGGGCCAGATATCCATACTGGTGCTGCTGGCGGCCTGCATTGTTTTTGCCTGGCTGCGCCCCGGGCTGATCACGGTTGTTTCAAGCATGGCTTCAGGCGGGCTGATGGTGATGGCCCCGGCCATTGTGGGCGTGTTTTTCTGGAAAAGGGCCACGGCTGCGGGCGCGCTTTGGTCCATGATCATCGGGGGGCTGGTCACAGCAGTGATGTATCTGGCAAAGATCCATCCCCTGGGCTGGTGGCCCAGTGTCTGGGGCGGCGGCCTGACGGTTATTTTGTTTATTTGCGTCAGCCTTTTAACAACGCCGCCGGACAATGCAGGATTCTTTATTGACCGGGTGGAAAAAGAACTGGACCGCCACAACTTCCGCCCGTGGTATGGCCGGGCAAAAACACGACAGCCCGGGAAACACAGGCATGTCTAG